ACAACTCAAGTCAAACACAAACCTACACAAACTTACCAAACacaaacctaaaaaataaaaataaaaaaaaaaccaaaaaaacacCCATGCCAACAACCAAACCAACGCAAGCAAACAAACAAAACAAACATAATCAAAAACAAACACAAACACCAAAAATCTACTCGTCTAAtctaattctagtcctccacgtaatcctatcagaagtcatgtcctcggacaATAAAAGCTCCTTTAAGTCCAGCTTTATTCTATCCtcccacctacgagtaggtctaccccttcttctTACACCGTCAACCGTaagtgcctcgactctcctaacAGGGGCAGTAAGAGGTCGCctcctcacatgcccaaaccaGCGAAGCCGTCCTTCTCTTAGCTTATCAGAGATGCTTCTAACTTCTAGGTTCTCCCTGAAAACACTATTTGAAATCATATCCAGCATGGTTTTACCGCAAGTCCACCTAAGCATTCTCATCTCTGcgacctccatccttctctcttgcgcCTTCGTCATAGGCCAACACTCTGAACCATATAACATGGccggtctaattgccaccttgaagaatttccctttcagcttaagggggatcttcttgtcgcataagacCCCAGTCGCTGACCTCCACTTCAGCCACCCTACCTTAATACGGTGAGAAACGTCTTCGTCaatcctccccgatttgtggagcACCGAGCCTAGGTATCTGAACGAGGTTTGtggatgcaagatctggtctccAATGCAGATGTTCACTCCATCATCTTGAACATCGTCGTTCCTATCGAAATCACAtctaagatattccgtcttttgtctactaatTTGTAGGCCATTACTTTCTAAGGCCACCCTCCATTGCTCTAATCTTCTATTAAGCTCCTCCTTGGATTCTGAAACAAGCACGATATCATGGGCAAAAATCAAGCACCAAGGGATGCACTCTTGTAACGTGTTGCAGTAACACGTTACCGAATACTTTACTCCCATAGTGTTTGAATAACACTAagtaaaaattttgtttagaagtaAGACAAAGTCATGTAAACGAGAGTATAATCTTGTCAAAATATGTTCAAATCATTAAATGTGTCATGTGTATTT
This genomic window from Rutidosis leptorrhynchoides isolate AG116_Rl617_1_P2 chromosome 2, CSIRO_AGI_Rlap_v1, whole genome shotgun sequence contains:
- the LOC139889759 gene encoding uncharacterized protein, giving the protein MLDMISNSVFRENLEVRSISDKLREGRLRWFGHVRRRPLTAPVRRVEALTVDGVRRRGRPTRRWEDRIKLDLKELLLSEDMTSDRITWRTRIRLDEFVFGKFV
- the LOC139889760 gene encoding uncharacterized protein, encoding MGVKYSVTCYCNTLQECIPWCLIFAHDIVLVSESKEELNRRLEQWRVALESNGLQISRQKTEYLRCDFDRNDDVQDDGVNICIGDQILHPQTSFRYLGSVLHKSGRIDEDVSHRIKVGWLKWRVLAYDEGAREKDGGRRDENA